Proteins encoded together in one Vicia villosa cultivar HV-30 ecotype Madison, WI unplaced genomic scaffold, Vvil1.0 ctg.000939F_1_1, whole genome shotgun sequence window:
- the LOC131632398 gene encoding cellulose synthase A catalytic subunit 4 [UDP-forming]-like isoform X1 — protein MASKALTSGSHSRNGYRFSVFDDSDEENGDFNIQQQRKHNDHAFSLAGSVASKEFEEQKSFNYNEEKGKGNQEKRSLMSNDIGDDEYLLSESRQPLCRKVPIASSLINPYRIVIVMRLVVLVFFFHFRITTPVHDAFALWIISVICEIWLSLSWVIDQFPKWFPMTRETYLERLSMRFEREGEPNLLAAVDVFVTTADPLKEPPIVTANTVLSILSVDYPVDKVSCYVSDDSASMLLFDTLSQTSQFARIWIPFCKKYNIEPRAPESYFSQKVDYLKDKVLPTFVKDRRAMKREYEEFKVRINVLVADSQKKPEEGWVLQDGTPWPGNNTDNHPGMIQVCLGSAGAVDNEGKSLPRLVYVSREKCSGYQHHNKAGAMNSLLRVSAVLSNAPFVLNLDCDQYINNCQAIREAMCFLMDPLLGKKTAYVQFPRRFDGIDNNDRYANHNTVFFDINMKCLDGIQGPVYVGTGCVFNRQALYGYKPPTEKRQKTGFSCCCCCSDDHQSEFDFEEIDDVLEDNDEQEISSSVPLKVFEKKFGESPVFIASALMEDGGLPKGTNTRILVKEAIHVISIGYEEKTEWGKEIGWLYGSITEDILTGFNMHCRGWKSVYCMPKRAAFKGSAPINLSDRLHQVLKWASGSTEIFFSGYCPLWYGYSGKLKWLQRLAYTNHVVYPFSSIPLLVYCTIPAICLLTGKFILPTMTSLASIWLMTLFISIILTCVLELRWSKVNIQDWWRNEQFWVIGGVSAHLFAVFQGLLKVAGLDTHFTVRTKSTDSTAFGQLHLFKWTTLLIPPTSIVILNMVGIVAGVSEAINSGYNSWGLLFGKVFFSLWVIVHLYPFLKGLMGRQNKTPIVVVLWATLLALIFSMIWVRIDVFLPKKIGPVLSQCGIEC, from the exons ATGGCCTCAAAAGCTTTAACCAGTGGTTCTCACTCCCGAAATGGTTACCGTTTCTCAGTCTTTGATGACTCGGATGAG GAAAATGGAGACTTCAATATTCAACAACAAAGGAAACACAATGATCATGCTTTCTCTTTGGCTGGAAGCG TAGCTAGTAAGGAATTTGAAGAGCAGAAATCATTCAACTATAATGaagagaaagggaaaggaaatcaaGAAAAGAGAAGTCTTATGAGCAATGACATAGGAGATGATGAATACCT TTTGTCTGAGTCGAGGCAACCATTATGTCGCAAAGTACCAATAGCTTCGAGCCTAATCAATCCATACCGCATAGTCATAGTCATGCGTCTCGTTGTCCTAGTTTTCTTCTTCCACTTCCGCATCACAACGCCTGTGCACGATGCATTTGCCTTATGGATAATCTCGGTGATCTGCGAAATATGGCTCTCTTTGTCTTGGGTGATAGACCAATTCCCCAAGTGGTTCCCCATGACTCGCGAAACTTACTTGGAGCGCTTGTCTATGAGGTTCGAGCGTGAAGGAGAGCCGAACCTTTTAGCCGCAGTTGATGTCTTTGTTACCACTGCAGACCCTTTGAAGGAACCACCGATAGTAACAGCAAACACAGTACTATCAATCTTGTCTGTTGATTATCCTGTTGACAAAGTTAGCTGCTACGTCTCCGATGATAGTGCTTCTATGCTTCTCTTTGATACTTTGTCACAAACTTCTCAGTTTGCAAGAATATGGATTCCATTTTGTAAAAAGTACAACATTGAGCCAAGAGCTCCCGAGTCTTATTTTTCTCAGAAAGTTGATTACTTGAAAGACAAGGTACTTCCAACATTTGTAAAGGACCGCAGAGCTATGAAG AGAGAGTATGAAGAATTCAAGGTGAGAATTAATGTACTTGTTGCAGATTCTCAGAAAAAACCAGAAGAGGGGTGGGTGCTGCAAGATGGTACTCCATGGCCTGGGAATAACACTGACAATCATCCAGGAATGATTCAG GTATGTTTGGGAAGTGCTGGTGCTGTAGacaatgaaggcaagtcacttcCGCGGCTTGTATATGTTTCGCGCGAGAAATGTTCTGGCTATCAACACCATAACAAAGCTGGAGCAATGAATTCTCTG CTTCGAGTTTCTGCTGTGCTTAGCAATGCACCTTTTGTGTTGAATCTGGATTGTGATCAATACATCAATAATTGCCAGGCTATTAGGGAAGCTATGTGCTTCCTCATGGACCCTCTACTTGGAAAAAAGACCGCTTATGTCCAATTTCCGCGAAGGTTTGATGGCATCGACAACAATGATAGATATGCTAATCACAATACTGTATTCTTTGAT ATCAACATGAAATGCCTTGATGGAATTCAAGGTCCAGTTTATGTTGGTACTGGATGTGTGTTCAACAGACAGGCATTATATGGCTATAAGCCACCAACCGAAAAAAGGCAAAAGACGGGCTTTTCATGCTGCTGTTGTTGTTCTGATGACCATCAGTCAGAATTTGACTTTGAAGAGATTGATGATGTTCTTGAGGACAATGATGAACAAGAGATATCGTCCTCCGTGCCCCTCAAAGTTTTTGAGAAAAAGTTCGGCGAGTCGCCGGTTTTCATTGCTTCTGCCTTGATGGAAGATGGTGGACTTCCAAAAGGCACTAATACGCGAATACTAGTGAAAGAAGCTATTCATGTTATAAGTATTGGCTATGAAGAGAAAACTGAATGGGGCAAAGAG ATAGGGTGGCTTTATGGTTCAATCACAGAAGACATCTTGACAGGGTTTAACATGCACTGCAGAGGATGGAAATCAGTTTACTGCATGCCGAAAAGAGCGGCTTTTAAAGGATCTGCTCCTATAAACCTATCAGACAGATTACATCAAGTTCTGAAATGGGCTTCTGGTTCTACCGAGATTTTCTTTAGTGGTTATTGTCCATTGTGGTATGGCTATAGTGGAAAACTTAAATGGCTTCAAAGGCTCGCGTACACGAATCATGTCGTTTATCCGTTCTCTTCCATCCCTCTTTTGGTATACTGCACAATTCCGGCTATCTGTCTTCTGACCGGAAAATTCATCCTCCCCACT ATGACAAGCCTTGCAAGCATTTGGTTAATGACTCTATTTATTTCTATCATTTTAACTTGTGTGCTAGAGCTTCGTTGGAGTAAGGTTAACATTCAGGACTGGTGGCGCAACGAGCAATTCTGGGTCATTGGAGGCGTTTCTGCACACCTTTTTGCAGTGTTTCAAGGCCTCCTTAAAGTTGCAGGACTAGACACTCATTTCACCGTGAGAACAAAATCAACAGACAGCACTGCATTCGGACAGCTCCATCTCTTCAAGTGGACCACTCTTCTCATCCCACCAACAAGTATTGTAATTTTGAATATGGTTGGAATTGTGGCTGGAGTCTCTGAAGCTATTAACAGTGGCTATAACTCATGGGGACTTTTATTTGGGAAGGTTTTTTTCTCTTTATGGGTAATTGTTCACTTGTATCCTTTCCTCAAAGGTCTGATGGGAAGGCAAAACAAAACTCCTATCGTAGTAGTTCTGTGGGCAACACTTCTAGCGTTGATTTTCTCAATGATTTGGGTGCGAATTGATGTTTTCTTGCCCAAGAAAATAGGTCCTGTACTTTCACAATGTGGGATAGAATGTTAA
- the LOC131632398 gene encoding cellulose synthase A catalytic subunit 4 [UDP-forming]-like isoform X2, which translates to MASKALTSGSHSRNGYRFSVFDDSDEENGDFNIQQQRKHNDHAFSLAGSASKEFEEQKSFNYNEEKGKGNQEKRSLMSNDIGDDEYLLSESRQPLCRKVPIASSLINPYRIVIVMRLVVLVFFFHFRITTPVHDAFALWIISVICEIWLSLSWVIDQFPKWFPMTRETYLERLSMRFEREGEPNLLAAVDVFVTTADPLKEPPIVTANTVLSILSVDYPVDKVSCYVSDDSASMLLFDTLSQTSQFARIWIPFCKKYNIEPRAPESYFSQKVDYLKDKVLPTFVKDRRAMKREYEEFKVRINVLVADSQKKPEEGWVLQDGTPWPGNNTDNHPGMIQVCLGSAGAVDNEGKSLPRLVYVSREKCSGYQHHNKAGAMNSLLRVSAVLSNAPFVLNLDCDQYINNCQAIREAMCFLMDPLLGKKTAYVQFPRRFDGIDNNDRYANHNTVFFDINMKCLDGIQGPVYVGTGCVFNRQALYGYKPPTEKRQKTGFSCCCCCSDDHQSEFDFEEIDDVLEDNDEQEISSSVPLKVFEKKFGESPVFIASALMEDGGLPKGTNTRILVKEAIHVISIGYEEKTEWGKEIGWLYGSITEDILTGFNMHCRGWKSVYCMPKRAAFKGSAPINLSDRLHQVLKWASGSTEIFFSGYCPLWYGYSGKLKWLQRLAYTNHVVYPFSSIPLLVYCTIPAICLLTGKFILPTMTSLASIWLMTLFISIILTCVLELRWSKVNIQDWWRNEQFWVIGGVSAHLFAVFQGLLKVAGLDTHFTVRTKSTDSTAFGQLHLFKWTTLLIPPTSIVILNMVGIVAGVSEAINSGYNSWGLLFGKVFFSLWVIVHLYPFLKGLMGRQNKTPIVVVLWATLLALIFSMIWVRIDVFLPKKIGPVLSQCGIEC; encoded by the exons ATGGCCTCAAAAGCTTTAACCAGTGGTTCTCACTCCCGAAATGGTTACCGTTTCTCAGTCTTTGATGACTCGGATGAG GAAAATGGAGACTTCAATATTCAACAACAAAGGAAACACAATGATCATGCTTTCTCTTTGGCTGGAAGCG CTAGTAAGGAATTTGAAGAGCAGAAATCATTCAACTATAATGaagagaaagggaaaggaaatcaaGAAAAGAGAAGTCTTATGAGCAATGACATAGGAGATGATGAATACCT TTTGTCTGAGTCGAGGCAACCATTATGTCGCAAAGTACCAATAGCTTCGAGCCTAATCAATCCATACCGCATAGTCATAGTCATGCGTCTCGTTGTCCTAGTTTTCTTCTTCCACTTCCGCATCACAACGCCTGTGCACGATGCATTTGCCTTATGGATAATCTCGGTGATCTGCGAAATATGGCTCTCTTTGTCTTGGGTGATAGACCAATTCCCCAAGTGGTTCCCCATGACTCGCGAAACTTACTTGGAGCGCTTGTCTATGAGGTTCGAGCGTGAAGGAGAGCCGAACCTTTTAGCCGCAGTTGATGTCTTTGTTACCACTGCAGACCCTTTGAAGGAACCACCGATAGTAACAGCAAACACAGTACTATCAATCTTGTCTGTTGATTATCCTGTTGACAAAGTTAGCTGCTACGTCTCCGATGATAGTGCTTCTATGCTTCTCTTTGATACTTTGTCACAAACTTCTCAGTTTGCAAGAATATGGATTCCATTTTGTAAAAAGTACAACATTGAGCCAAGAGCTCCCGAGTCTTATTTTTCTCAGAAAGTTGATTACTTGAAAGACAAGGTACTTCCAACATTTGTAAAGGACCGCAGAGCTATGAAG AGAGAGTATGAAGAATTCAAGGTGAGAATTAATGTACTTGTTGCAGATTCTCAGAAAAAACCAGAAGAGGGGTGGGTGCTGCAAGATGGTACTCCATGGCCTGGGAATAACACTGACAATCATCCAGGAATGATTCAG GTATGTTTGGGAAGTGCTGGTGCTGTAGacaatgaaggcaagtcacttcCGCGGCTTGTATATGTTTCGCGCGAGAAATGTTCTGGCTATCAACACCATAACAAAGCTGGAGCAATGAATTCTCTG CTTCGAGTTTCTGCTGTGCTTAGCAATGCACCTTTTGTGTTGAATCTGGATTGTGATCAATACATCAATAATTGCCAGGCTATTAGGGAAGCTATGTGCTTCCTCATGGACCCTCTACTTGGAAAAAAGACCGCTTATGTCCAATTTCCGCGAAGGTTTGATGGCATCGACAACAATGATAGATATGCTAATCACAATACTGTATTCTTTGAT ATCAACATGAAATGCCTTGATGGAATTCAAGGTCCAGTTTATGTTGGTACTGGATGTGTGTTCAACAGACAGGCATTATATGGCTATAAGCCACCAACCGAAAAAAGGCAAAAGACGGGCTTTTCATGCTGCTGTTGTTGTTCTGATGACCATCAGTCAGAATTTGACTTTGAAGAGATTGATGATGTTCTTGAGGACAATGATGAACAAGAGATATCGTCCTCCGTGCCCCTCAAAGTTTTTGAGAAAAAGTTCGGCGAGTCGCCGGTTTTCATTGCTTCTGCCTTGATGGAAGATGGTGGACTTCCAAAAGGCACTAATACGCGAATACTAGTGAAAGAAGCTATTCATGTTATAAGTATTGGCTATGAAGAGAAAACTGAATGGGGCAAAGAG ATAGGGTGGCTTTATGGTTCAATCACAGAAGACATCTTGACAGGGTTTAACATGCACTGCAGAGGATGGAAATCAGTTTACTGCATGCCGAAAAGAGCGGCTTTTAAAGGATCTGCTCCTATAAACCTATCAGACAGATTACATCAAGTTCTGAAATGGGCTTCTGGTTCTACCGAGATTTTCTTTAGTGGTTATTGTCCATTGTGGTATGGCTATAGTGGAAAACTTAAATGGCTTCAAAGGCTCGCGTACACGAATCATGTCGTTTATCCGTTCTCTTCCATCCCTCTTTTGGTATACTGCACAATTCCGGCTATCTGTCTTCTGACCGGAAAATTCATCCTCCCCACT ATGACAAGCCTTGCAAGCATTTGGTTAATGACTCTATTTATTTCTATCATTTTAACTTGTGTGCTAGAGCTTCGTTGGAGTAAGGTTAACATTCAGGACTGGTGGCGCAACGAGCAATTCTGGGTCATTGGAGGCGTTTCTGCACACCTTTTTGCAGTGTTTCAAGGCCTCCTTAAAGTTGCAGGACTAGACACTCATTTCACCGTGAGAACAAAATCAACAGACAGCACTGCATTCGGACAGCTCCATCTCTTCAAGTGGACCACTCTTCTCATCCCACCAACAAGTATTGTAATTTTGAATATGGTTGGAATTGTGGCTGGAGTCTCTGAAGCTATTAACAGTGGCTATAACTCATGGGGACTTTTATTTGGGAAGGTTTTTTTCTCTTTATGGGTAATTGTTCACTTGTATCCTTTCCTCAAAGGTCTGATGGGAAGGCAAAACAAAACTCCTATCGTAGTAGTTCTGTGGGCAACACTTCTAGCGTTGATTTTCTCAATGATTTGGGTGCGAATTGATGTTTTCTTGCCCAAGAAAATAGGTCCTGTACTTTCACAATGTGGGATAGAATGTTAA